In Pedobacter sp. WC2423, the following are encoded in one genomic region:
- a CDS encoding SusC/RagA family TonB-linked outer membrane protein produces MYKIYTKPFGVPNSHVHKFLLIMRLTLLLTIVAIMQVSAAVYAQRITLKENNAPLEKVFKEIRKQSGYDFVFDRKLLLKANNVNINVNNAALKDALAACFVNQPFTYTVEERTVIVKERVKIEKPKNYVNDIIVTGTVVDENGKPLPGITIAVKGVFGNTVTNNVGSFIFVNIDENAVLIFTAVGRERVEIKVEGRTHVIVVVKSRTSDLQEVAVSTGYQLLKKSNMVGATSTVKMSDLYNNGISSIEQLIQGKLAGVAVTNTNGLVGARQRTRVRGTSTLSGSAEPIWVVDGIVQEDPLPFKAQELNTLGAITPDNADYIRNFVGNSIAWLNPNDINEITVLKDAAATAIYGVRAANGVIVITTKRGKAGPVSINYSVAMSSNERVTYDKLNLMNSKERVALSREIFTRGLVSNLVNNNIGYAGAVNDYLYAKTITADQFNTRVAALETMNTDWFDILFRTPFSMSHNLSVSGGSNNTSYYTSFGYNDVKGTAIGNDSKGFTGNISVSSQVTKKFNLSARLSASKRTTSAFNQVDPYTYASKTNRSIAAYNPDGSLSFYRNLSERKFNILNEIANTGNTNNVLSANASIDANYDILPGLKVQSLLSYNSIATTGESYATEQSEYVARTYRFYDYGMYKPIDAGYQQSKMPVGGEYNIDQNSNNSWSWRNSISYNKAFNEKHVLAIMIGQEINSSRYTGYANTSLGYLRDRGKAFATLPASTISYGISAVNDYTTRFVPKITDNLTNTTGIYFTSSYTYDNRYVANFSLRNDRSNRFGQFTNAKFTPVYAGGIRWNMANEKWFASSYWLSNLSLSGSFGYQRNISAAVSPDLIIKTPGSALQSGVIDAYTGDMLLTISSLPYGNLRWEQNSSMNLSLDFSLFNNKVQASFSYYSKHGKDLITALQVPLEYGVTSMLVNGGSMNNSGYDLSANFVPIRTRNFTWSVGINTSKNNNEILNSGAQLRTWRTAVLGGLNNPGDPVSGFYAFRNAGIDPATGIPKIDLSVASGKDPFTDPTAYLQYMGKMDPDFISGVNMNFRYKMLSLSSSFYVQLGGKKFLTPLYDGNQNLPNEFENFSRNVLNRWTPAHTDATIPGLPDYTIPSVFIPGSTHAEKIYDLYNYSADRVVSGSSLRCQNINVSYSLSKELIKRLRCKNVNIGAGISNPFSFNSKAFEGQDPEVATGGQPRTRAYTLNLAISL; encoded by the coding sequence ATGTATAAAATTTATACTAAACCATTTGGCGTGCCGAACAGTCATGTCCATAAATTCTTGCTGATTATGCGATTAACCCTGCTCTTGACCATAGTGGCGATAATGCAAGTAAGTGCTGCTGTATATGCGCAGCGCATTACCCTGAAGGAAAACAATGCACCGCTTGAAAAAGTTTTTAAAGAAATCCGTAAGCAAAGCGGGTATGACTTTGTGTTCGACCGCAAGCTTCTGCTCAAGGCAAATAATGTAAATATCAATGTCAATAATGCTGCGCTGAAAGATGCGCTTGCAGCCTGTTTCGTCAATCAGCCCTTTACTTATACTGTAGAAGAGCGAACTGTGATTGTGAAGGAACGGGTAAAAATAGAAAAACCAAAAAATTATGTGAATGATATTATTGTTACCGGTACAGTGGTTGATGAAAATGGGAAACCACTGCCCGGAATAACAATAGCTGTAAAAGGTGTTTTCGGAAATACCGTCACCAATAATGTGGGTAGTTTTATTTTTGTCAATATAGATGAAAACGCTGTACTTATTTTTACTGCAGTAGGCAGAGAGCGGGTAGAGATTAAGGTAGAGGGAAGGACCCATGTTATTGTAGTGGTTAAGAGCAGGACAAGCGACCTGCAGGAAGTTGCTGTAAGTACAGGTTACCAGTTGCTGAAGAAAAGCAATATGGTGGGTGCCACTTCTACTGTAAAAATGTCTGATTTATATAACAATGGTATTAGTTCTATAGAACAGCTGATACAGGGTAAACTGGCCGGTGTAGCCGTTACCAATACCAACGGACTGGTAGGGGCAAGACAAAGGACCAGGGTTCGTGGTACCTCTACACTGTCTGGTTCAGCAGAGCCGATCTGGGTAGTGGATGGTATAGTGCAGGAAGATCCGCTGCCTTTCAAAGCACAGGAATTGAATACGCTGGGGGCTATTACACCAGATAATGCTGATTATATCAGAAACTTTGTAGGTAATTCCATTGCCTGGTTAAATCCAAATGACATCAATGAAATTACCGTGCTGAAAGATGCAGCTGCAACTGCAATATATGGCGTAAGGGCTGCGAACGGCGTAATTGTGATTACGACCAAACGAGGGAAGGCGGGACCAGTTTCGATCAATTATTCTGTGGCCATGAGTAGCAATGAACGGGTTACTTACGATAAGTTAAACCTGATGAATTCAAAAGAAAGGGTGGCTTTATCACGGGAAATCTTTACCCGCGGACTGGTATCAAACCTTGTGAACAATAATATTGGCTACGCTGGTGCGGTAAATGATTATCTGTATGCCAAAACGATCACTGCAGATCAGTTCAATACACGTGTTGCTGCACTGGAAACCATGAACACAGATTGGTTTGATATCCTTTTCAGGACGCCGTTCAGTATGAGCCATAACCTCAGTGTTTCTGGCGGCAGTAATAATACATCCTATTATACCTCTTTTGGTTACAACGATGTAAAAGGAACAGCAATAGGCAATGATAGTAAAGGCTTCACGGGTAATATCAGTGTAAGTTCCCAGGTTACAAAAAAGTTTAATTTGTCTGCCAGATTATCTGCTTCGAAAAGAACAACATCAGCTTTCAACCAGGTCGATCCTTATACCTATGCCTCAAAAACTAACCGGTCAATAGCGGCTTACAATCCGGATGGATCACTGTCATTTTACAGGAACCTCAGTGAAAGGAAATTTAATATTTTAAATGAAATAGCGAATACCGGAAATACAAACAATGTGCTCTCTGCAAATGCCTCAATTGATGCTAATTATGATATTTTACCTGGCCTTAAGGTACAGAGTTTACTCAGTTATAACTCTATTGCTACAACGGGAGAGAGTTATGCTACAGAGCAGTCTGAGTATGTTGCCAGAACCTACAGATTTTACGATTATGGGATGTATAAACCTATAGATGCGGGATATCAACAAAGTAAAATGCCTGTTGGAGGTGAATATAATATTGATCAGAACAGTAACAATTCATGGAGCTGGCGTAACAGTATTTCTTATAATAAAGCATTTAATGAGAAACATGTACTGGCGATAATGATTGGCCAGGAAATTAACAGTTCGAGATATACCGGCTATGCGAATACTTCGTTAGGTTACCTCAGGGACCGCGGAAAAGCATTCGCTACACTTCCGGCAAGTACAATCTCTTACGGGATTTCGGCTGTGAATGATTACACTACCCGTTTTGTGCCTAAAATTACAGATAACCTGACGAATACCACAGGTATATATTTCACTTCGAGTTATACTTATGATAACCGTTATGTGGCCAACTTCAGCTTACGTAATGACAGGTCAAACCGCTTTGGACAGTTTACCAATGCAAAATTTACTCCTGTATATGCAGGTGGGATAAGATGGAATATGGCCAATGAGAAATGGTTTGCTTCGTCTTACTGGCTTTCTAATCTGAGTCTCAGCGGCTCTTTTGGTTATCAGCGAAATATCTCTGCTGCGGTTAGTCCGGATTTGATTATCAAAACGCCGGGCTCAGCGTTACAAAGTGGTGTGATCGATGCGTACACCGGGGATATGCTGCTTACCATTAGCTCTTTACCTTATGGTAATCTGCGCTGGGAACAGAACAGCAGTATGAATTTAAGTTTGGATTTCAGTTTATTCAATAACAAGGTACAAGCGTCGTTTTCTTATTATAGCAAACATGGTAAAGACCTGATTACTGCACTGCAGGTACCGCTGGAGTATGGCGTGACCAGTATGCTGGTGAATGGAGGGTCCATGAATAATTCAGGGTATGATCTGTCTGCAAACTTTGTACCCATCAGAACCAGAAACTTTACCTGGTCGGTTGGTATCAATACGTCAAAAAATAACAATGAAATTTTAAATTCAGGAGCACAGCTTCGTACCTGGCGCACTGCAGTATTAGGAGGGCTCAATAATCCTGGTGATCCCGTGTCTGGTTTTTATGCATTTAGAAATGCCGGGATTGATCCGGCAACGGGTATTCCTAAAATAGACCTGAGTGTGGCCAGCGGTAAAGATCCGTTCACAGATCCAACGGCCTATCTGCAGTATATGGGAAAAATGGATCCTGATTTTATTTCCGGTGTGAATATGAATTTCCGCTACAAAATGCTCTCGCTGAGCAGCAGTTTTTATGTGCAGCTGGGTGGTAAAAAGTTTCTCACGCCGCTCTATGACGGTAATCAGAATCTCCCGAATGAGTTTGAGAATTTCTCCAGAAATGTGTTGAACAGATGGACGCCAGCTCATACAGATGCGACTATTCCAGGACTGCCTGATTATACCATTCCTTCTGTATTTATTCCGGGAAGTACACACGCCGAAAAGATCTATGATTTATATAATTATAGCGCAGACCGTGTGGTAAGTGGTTCCAGTTTACGCTGCCAGAATATCAATGTTTCTTATTCCTTAAGTAAAGAACTGATCAAAAGATTGCGCTGTAAAAATGTAAATATTGGTGCGGGTATCAGTAATCCTTTTTCGTTCAATAGCAAAGCCTTTGAAGGACAGGATCCTGAAGTAGCCACTGGCGGGCAGCCAAGAACAAGGGCATATACACTCAATTTAGCTA
- a CDS encoding FecR family protein: MADRMNSERLKDLLYSYLNETMDQEEFDELLLYIGDADYESVFYESMDHELQADGVKSLLKLDDQEIVFKRITEDHRFSAAVINLPSSTAVPTLAEIPALTEIPASTEVPAERFKIYNKKLLSAAAILIIVAAGLYFSTSLFRTPLSTAHAYQFKPGLGKAVLTLANGSKINLEKAGKGQLVNMAGVQITNTKEGSLVYHVAEQDKKSNSSLNTLQTPIGSGYQVQLPDGTRVWLNAASSLTYPSSFAGAKERRVTLKGEAYFEVAHQKDQPFRVVTPQQILEVLGTHFNLNAYDDEPDQRTTLLEGSVKIKSDGAGQFILKPGQQARVKPGTARIVNVDTETVLAWKNNDFVLKDEDFSAIMRRIARWYNVEIIYDASAPEDLELGGWVSRTKNLGAVLKVIESTGKVHFKVEGRRVTVTK, translated from the coding sequence ATGGCCGACCGGATGAATAGCGAAAGACTAAAAGACTTATTATATAGTTACCTGAACGAAACAATGGATCAGGAAGAATTTGATGAACTGCTTTTGTATATAGGCGATGCCGATTATGAAAGTGTTTTCTATGAATCCATGGATCATGAGTTGCAGGCGGACGGTGTTAAGTCCTTATTAAAGCTGGATGACCAGGAAATAGTTTTTAAAAGAATAACAGAAGATCATCGTTTTTCGGCAGCAGTTATTAATTTGCCTTCATCAACTGCAGTACCCACATTGGCTGAAATACCTGCGTTAACTGAAATACCGGCATCAACTGAAGTACCGGCAGAAAGATTTAAAATTTATAATAAAAAGTTGCTGAGTGCTGCGGCAATACTGATTATCGTTGCTGCTGGTCTGTACTTCAGCACATCTCTTTTTCGCACACCATTATCAACAGCACACGCCTATCAATTTAAGCCAGGCCTGGGAAAAGCTGTTTTGACACTTGCTAACGGCAGCAAAATTAATTTAGAGAAGGCGGGGAAAGGTCAGCTAGTGAATATGGCTGGTGTTCAAATTACCAATACAAAGGAAGGCAGCCTCGTATATCATGTTGCAGAGCAGGATAAGAAAAGCAACTCTTCACTGAATACACTGCAAACCCCTATTGGGAGCGGATACCAGGTGCAGCTGCCGGATGGAACCAGGGTATGGCTGAATGCAGCCTCGTCACTTACTTATCCTTCAAGTTTTGCCGGTGCCAAAGAACGCAGGGTCACCCTTAAAGGAGAAGCCTATTTTGAAGTGGCACATCAGAAAGATCAGCCTTTCAGGGTAGTGACTCCTCAACAAATACTGGAAGTATTGGGAACGCACTTCAATCTCAATGCATACGATGATGAACCCGATCAGAGAACTACCTTACTGGAGGGATCAGTAAAAATTAAATCCGATGGTGCCGGACAGTTCATCCTTAAACCTGGTCAGCAGGCGCGCGTAAAGCCAGGCACCGCCCGGATAGTGAATGTGGATACAGAAACGGTATTAGCCTGGAAAAACAACGATTTTGTTTTAAAGGATGAAGATTTCAGTGCAATCATGCGCAGAATTGCCCGCTGGTATAACGTAGAGATTATTTATGACGCCTCTGCTCCGGAAGATCTGGAGCTTGGCGGATGGGTGTCGCGCACTAAAAATTTAGGCGCTGTGCTGAAAGTGATTGAATCAACCGGAAAAGTTCATTTTAAAGTTGAAGGAAGGAGGGTTACTGTGACGAAATAA
- a CDS encoding RNA polymerase sigma factor: MNDNSALPDSDLVVRLRNGEEVAFKIIFDRWFKKLYYFSFRYLKSKEEAEEIVQETMMQLWVTREKLDERYPVSSYLYTIVKRLSLNRLKQIASSKSAAEHHFVNLKVTVNTTEDALSLSELKRITAEALALMPEKQQQVYRMSRNEGLSLDEIALSLGILKNTVKKHLSEALKMIRIHFSSRYYILLVSLISIIYK, encoded by the coding sequence ATGAATGATAATAGCGCTTTACCCGATTCGGATCTGGTTGTAAGATTGAGGAATGGGGAAGAGGTTGCCTTTAAAATTATCTTTGACAGATGGTTTAAAAAATTGTATTATTTCAGTTTCAGATACCTGAAAAGTAAGGAAGAAGCAGAAGAGATAGTACAGGAGACGATGATGCAGTTGTGGGTTACCCGTGAAAAATTAGATGAAAGATATCCCGTCTCTTCTTACTTATATACGATAGTAAAAAGACTTTCCTTAAACAGGCTTAAGCAGATTGCCAGCTCAAAATCTGCGGCTGAACATCATTTCGTCAATTTGAAAGTGACTGTTAATACTACAGAAGATGCCTTGTCTTTAAGTGAGCTTAAAAGAATCACAGCGGAAGCATTAGCTTTAATGCCAGAAAAACAGCAGCAGGTTTACAGAATGAGTAGAAATGAGGGGCTTTCCCTGGATGAAATTGCGCTTTCTTTAGGTATTCTAAAAAATACGGTCAAAAAACATCTTTCTGAGGCTTTGAAAATGATTAGAATTCATTTTTCTTCCCGTTATTACATTCTTTTAGTTTCATTGATTTCAATTATCTATAAATAA
- the tssD gene encoding type VI secretion system tube protein TssD gives MAFKTRLTLGSKEFDVLQCSFSLNRDVDAKGRPSSGVYGGTIHVEIESTEDTSIIESMVNNQYKALSGTIVFKKGEEDAKMKELSFEDGYIIQYNEGIAVNDNTPMTLSFVLSARKLKLGNAEHTNDWPKA, from the coding sequence ATGGCTTTTAAAACCAGATTAACTCTTGGATCAAAAGAGTTCGATGTGCTGCAATGCAGTTTTTCATTAAATAGAGATGTAGACGCTAAAGGCCGTCCTTCATCAGGTGTATATGGAGGAACTATTCATGTTGAAATCGAATCAACTGAGGATACGTCAATCATTGAATCAATGGTAAATAACCAATATAAAGCTTTGTCTGGAACTATCGTCTTCAAAAAGGGCGAAGAAGATGCAAAGATGAAAGAATTATCATTTGAAGATGGTTATATCATTCAATATAACGAGGGAATCGCTGTCAATGACAATACACCAATGACTTTAAGTTTTGTACTGTCTGCGCGTAAGCTGAAGCTTGGGAATGCGGAACATACGAACGACTGGCCAAAGGCTTAA
- the tssD gene encoding type VI secretion system tube protein TssD → MAFKARLTFSGKEYDVLHCAYSLNRDVDAKGRPSSGVYGGTIDVEIESTEDTSIVEAMVNNQYKPLAGVLLIKKADEDAKMKEVHFEDGYLVKYSEGIRITGDSPMTMKFQISARKLKLGNAEHTNDWPKA, encoded by the coding sequence ATGGCTTTCAAAGCAAGATTAACCTTTTCGGGCAAGGAGTACGACGTACTTCATTGTGCTTATTCGTTAAACCGTGATGTAGATGCAAAGGGGAGACCCTCTTCTGGTGTATACGGTGGTACAATCGATGTAGAAATCGAATCAACTGAGGATACTTCTATTGTAGAAGCTATGGTCAACAATCAGTATAAACCGCTGGCCGGGGTATTACTGATCAAAAAAGCTGATGAGGATGCCAAGATGAAAGAGGTTCACTTTGAAGATGGATATCTTGTGAAGTATTCTGAAGGAATCAGAATTACCGGAGATAGTCCGATGACAATGAAATTCCAGATTTCTGCCCGTAAATTAAAGCTAGGCAATGCAGAACATACGAATGACTGGCCTAAAGCGTAA
- the tssD gene encoding type VI secretion system tube protein TssD yields the protein MAFKTRLNLGSKEYDVLQCSYSLNRDVDAKGRPSSGVYGGTIHLEVESTEDTSVIESMVNNQYKPLSGTIVFKKGEEDAKMKELSFEDGYIIQYNEGIAVNDNTPMTLGFVISARKLKIGNAEHTNDWPKA from the coding sequence ATGGCGTTTAAAACCAGATTGAACTTAGGTTCTAAAGAGTACGATGTGTTGCAGTGCAGCTATTCATTAAACAGAGATGTAGACGCAAAAGGCCGTCCATCATCAGGAGTTTACGGTGGAACTATCCATCTTGAGGTAGAGTCAACTGAAGATACTTCGGTGATCGAATCAATGGTGAACAACCAGTACAAGCCACTTTCAGGAACAATTGTGTTCAAAAAAGGCGAAGAAGATGCAAAGATGAAAGAACTGTCATTCGAAGATGGTTATATCATTCAGTATAATGAGGGAATTGCCGTTAACGACAATACACCAATGACTTTAGGTTTTGTAATTTCAGCACGTAAGTTGAAAATCGGTAATGCTGAACATACAAATGACTGGCCTAAGGCCTAA
- the tssD gene encoding type VI secretion system tube protein TssD: MAFKARLNFSGKEYDVLHCAYSLNRDVDAKGRPSSGVYGGTIDIELESTEDTSVVEAMVNNQYKPLTGTLLIKKSDEDAKMKEVHFEDGYIVKYSEGINITGDNPMTLKFQISARKLKLGNAEHTNDWPKA; encoded by the coding sequence ATGGCTTTCAAAGCAAGATTAAACTTTTCGGGCAAGGAGTACGATGTACTTCATTGTGCCTATTCTCTAAACCGTGATGTGGATGCAAAAGGAAGACCTTCTTCCGGAGTTTATGGTGGAACAATCGATATTGAACTCGAATCTACCGAAGATACCTCAGTTGTTGAAGCAATGGTAAACAATCAGTACAAACCTTTAACCGGCACTTTGCTCATCAAAAAATCTGATGAAGATGCAAAGATGAAGGAGGTTCATTTTGAAGATGGATACATCGTTAAGTATTCAGAAGGAATCAATATCACTGGAGATAATCCAATGACTTTGAAATTCCAGATCTCTGCCCGTAAATTAAAACTGGGTAATGCAGAGCACACTAATGACTGGCCTAAGGCTTAA
- a CDS encoding NAD(P)H-dependent oxidoreductase, which yields MKQLLIINGDPEKTAATSYLIQAYVKGAKEAGAHIKEIAIVDLIFNSNKQFNNRVSELEPDLKRALDLILWANHVVLFCPVYLSSIPTRITGFFDRLFMPDQVFHPSQQKINTNFSGKSARIVSILDQETFEYWKQDKKITYLSIKRNVFENCRFHPVLTNTIGQLYSLDNEYSKKWLRKLEAFGSKII from the coding sequence ATGAAACAACTATTGATCATAAATGGTGATCCTGAAAAAACTGCTGCTACAAGTTATTTGATACAGGCATATGTTAAGGGCGCTAAAGAAGCTGGTGCACATATCAAAGAGATTGCTATTGTTGATTTGATCTTTAATTCAAATAAGCAATTTAATAACCGGGTAAGTGAACTGGAACCTGATTTAAAACGTGCACTGGATTTGATTTTATGGGCAAATCATGTGGTTTTGTTTTGTCCTGTGTATTTATCATCTATCCCTACAAGGATTACGGGGTTCTTTGACAGGTTGTTTATGCCTGACCAGGTTTTTCATCCTTCGCAGCAGAAAATCAATACTAATTTTAGCGGCAAATCTGCCCGTATCGTTTCTATTCTTGACCAGGAAACTTTTGAGTACTGGAAACAAGACAAGAAAATTACTTACCTGTCTATTAAAAGAAACGTTTTCGAAAATTGCCGGTTCCATCCGGTCTTAACCAACACAATCGGACAGTTGTATTCTCTGGATAATGAATACAGTAAGAAGTGGTTAAGGAAGCTGGAGGCCTTCGGATCGAAGATTATTTAG
- a CDS encoding DUF5458 family protein, with translation MATPEEQKITQDNSQAAGFKPAEKQEMGKLSLQESLDKLARVGGFDLLEATVDGLQNLNPERKARKQIFLTGDEKKKEREELKKKIQLWIDVLEDSDSVASMTTKSTEKLLAAEENLNKNIASALESTRELEQAYRSVNLFYQNTEADKLKNVVLLNASMDQIKDLDNPRFVDYVSDELKQKYDRLDLRENYSLMVIPGYMGSNKVVEKWGKVAYENKAMLVTDFADLDQPDDVIDLFTAANLTGADAFRSNVIMTCNWLVGRGKVSEVGEEDDLTIPGSAALAGKMYYTLMSQVTAGKKHGAINDVDGVKFDLKKSEISHLERIGLVPMVNEYGKVMAFSAKTLFNGDNIGLQTYSVVRVFDYVTKVLFDFLNRRAFENWTSKTEQDLRGQIVKFLDGIQGPERLIERFKIMRFERDELQKDKIHLDIHITPYFPAKSFVVKLDGQKGEDEETTWSSEYAQQ, from the coding sequence ATGGCAACTCCAGAAGAACAAAAAATAACACAAGATAACTCCCAGGCTGCAGGCTTCAAGCCAGCAGAAAAGCAAGAAATGGGGAAACTGTCTCTCCAGGAGAGTTTAGATAAATTAGCAAGAGTTGGTGGTTTCGATTTACTGGAAGCAACGGTTGATGGTTTACAAAATTTAAACCCTGAAAGAAAGGCAAGAAAGCAGATTTTCCTGACAGGTGATGAAAAGAAAAAAGAAAGAGAAGAGTTAAAGAAGAAAATCCAGTTGTGGATTGATGTATTGGAAGATTCTGATTCTGTAGCTTCCATGACGACAAAGAGTACGGAGAAATTATTGGCTGCAGAAGAAAACCTGAATAAAAATATAGCTTCAGCGCTGGAAAGTACCAGGGAACTGGAGCAGGCTTACCGTTCTGTGAATTTGTTCTATCAGAATACCGAGGCAGACAAGTTGAAAAATGTAGTCTTGCTGAATGCTTCTATGGATCAGATTAAAGATCTGGACAATCCAAGGTTTGTAGATTATGTAAGCGATGAGCTGAAACAAAAATATGACCGTCTTGATTTACGTGAAAATTACTCTTTAATGGTTATCCCTGGTTATATGGGCTCTAATAAAGTAGTAGAGAAGTGGGGTAAGGTGGCTTATGAAAATAAAGCGATGTTAGTGACTGATTTCGCCGATCTGGATCAGCCTGATGATGTTATTGATTTGTTTACTGCGGCTAATTTAACAGGTGCTGACGCTTTCAGATCGAATGTGATCATGACTTGTAACTGGTTAGTGGGCAGGGGTAAAGTGAGTGAAGTTGGTGAGGAAGATGATTTAACAATTCCGGGTTCAGCTGCATTAGCTGGAAAAATGTACTATACTTTGATGTCACAGGTAACTGCTGGTAAGAAACATGGTGCGATCAATGATGTGGATGGAGTTAAGTTTGACCTTAAAAAGAGTGAAATTTCTCACCTGGAACGTATTGGTTTAGTGCCAATGGTAAATGAGTATGGAAAAGTAATGGCTTTTTCTGCGAAAACATTGTTTAATGGTGATAACATCGGTTTACAGACTTATTCTGTAGTACGTGTGTTTGATTATGTAACGAAAGTACTTTTTGATTTCTTAAACAGAAGAGCTTTTGAAAACTGGACTTCTAAAACTGAGCAGGATCTGCGTGGACAGATTGTGAAGTTTCTGGACGGTATTCAGGGACCTGAGCGTTTAATTGAGCGTTTCAAAATTATGCGTTTTGAGCGTGATGAATTACAGAAAGATAAAATTCACCTGGATATCCACATCACTCCTTATTTCCCTGCAAAAAGTTTCGTGGTGAAGCTTGACGGACAAAAAGGGGAGGATGAAGAGACGACCTGGAGTTCAGAATACGCACAGCAATAA